AAGAAAATTTAATTCTGACATTTTTGTGGAGAGATCCAGATGGTAGCGAATCTCACTCACCGATCAAACAAGTTTATATCGATATAAATTGTGTAACGAACCACCATACATTTTCACCGCCCTCCCTAGAACGGTTACCAAATACAGATGTGTGGTATTGGCAAGTAGAGATCGAAAAATCCTGGAGGGGTAGCTATCGCTTAATTCCAACTACAGAAAAATGGATCGGCTCCAACTGGGAAAAAGCACTTCAACCCAACGACGATTCCCGGAAAATGCAAAGACATTGGTGGCGCAACCTGCTTAAAGCAGCCATACCCGACCCGCTGAATCGACAAGCACCGAGTGTCGGTTCGTGGAACAAAAAGTTTTCTGCAATTCATTTGCCAGGACTTATGGAGCAAAGTCTATGGCAAAAATTCGATCTAAAACCTGAGTCTTCAGAGTCGGAAAATAAAAATTCTTCCGGCGTGGGAGAAGTGTGCTGGCAAAGTTCCATCCTGGGAATTAGCCGCAGGGTCTGGACCTACGCATGTGGCAAAGCATCTGATCCTGAGAAGCGCCCACTTGTAATTCTATTGGATGGTGATCGATGGGCAAAAGAAATGCCTATTTTCTCAGTTTTGAAGGAACAGACACAATCCGGACATTTACCTGCGGCACTCTATTTATTAATTGATTCAGTCAGCGGGAAACAGCGAGAGAAAGATCTTACTTGTAGTGAGGACTTTTGGCTGGCAATTCAGAAAGAACTGATCCCCCAGATTAAAGAAGAGCTACCTCATACTGAAAATCCAGCGCATACAATTGTTACTGGACAAAGCTATGGTGGACTAGCTGCGATGTTTGCAGGATTAAAGTGGCCCGCAAGATTTGGCTGTGTATTAAGCCAATCAGGCTCCTTCTGGTGGCCAAACAATAAACTCATGGGTAAAGATAATAACAGCGCTGACAAAGGCTGGCTCACAGAGCAGATCTTATCGGAAACCTACCAGCCAGCCAGACTGAAGATTTTTCAGCAGGTGGGCACTCGGGAATTTTCCTTAATCAGAGTAAATGACCAGCTGAATAAAGTCCTAAATAGTAAAAGCTTTGATGTTAAGTACCAGAAATTTGTCGGCGGACACGATACTCTGTGTTGGCGTGAGGGACTAATCACGGGTCTTTCATATTTATTACAAAATTTCAGTTATCAGGATTAAAGTTGCTATGCAATCAGAATACCAAAATCCATTTGATGATGAGAGCCACCAATTTTTGGTGTTAACTAACGATCTTGGCCAACACAGTCTGTGGCCAGAATTTGCGGGAATCCCAAGGGGCTGGAAGACAGTATATGGACCTCAGGATCGTCGACTATGTGTTGAATATGTAGAAGAGAACTGGAAAAGCCTCAATCATTGATAGCCGTCAGTTTCTGCGGTTGTGCTACTTCTCGTAAAGAGTAAATACAACCAATGAGACTTGAGAGGTTTAAGACTCTATTTATTGGCGGTTAAGGGACTAACTGCAGCTGGAAAGTGCCAGCAACACCCGCTTGAAAATACGGCTAAGGTCTGTGCCACACTATTTTCATATTTCAGGGGCGTGGCCAAGTAGATCAGGACGAACTATTTGGCCACTTTTTTCCCACCTAGACATTGTGCCAACTCAATATGTTGAAAAAGGATTGTTACTGTGCAAGAAGAAAGCGCAACCATTTCTGCAAGTAAGCTTAGCGATAACACGTACCCTTTGGTGGGACCTCAAGTAGGAATCTGGTTGGCTGATCAACTTTCGGAAAGCAGCAATACCTTCGCCGTGGCCCAGTATGTAGAGATCCACGGCGCAATTAATGTGGAGCTGCTGACAAAAGCTATTCATATTGGATTAAGTGAAGCTGACACGATTCATGCAAAATATCACCAGGAAGAGAACGTTCCGGTCCAACAGCTCCAGTCAGCGCCCGAACCTGAATCCTTAAACGCTGTAGACCTCATAAAAATTGAAGATCCGCTTGATCCGGTAGCTGCTGCAAAATCCTTGATGCTCAATGATATTCAAGGTGAATTAAGAGCAGATAGCGAAACTTGCCTCTATCATCATATTATTTTTCAGTTACCCGATAGTTCAAATGGGCAACACTTTCTCTGGTACCAGCGCTATCACCATTTAATGCTGGATGGCTTCAGCTTTACCGCCCTCACTAAAAGAATCGAGAAAATTTATAATGCACTTACTAACGGTGCACCAATAGCCAGCTCTCCATTTACGGGGTTTCCCGCAGTCGTTGATGAGTACTTAGAGTATGCCGAATCGGAAAAATTCAAACAGGATCGAGCCTTTTGGACAGAATACGCCAAGGGCTTGACAGCACCACTGACGTTGTCGAGTAAGACTACCAGCTCGCTCGACAACGCCAACAGCCTTGTGCATCGTCAAAGTATTTCGATAGCTCGAAGTTTAATTGAAGATCTAACCCAGCTGACGGACGCAAAGAAACTGTCGGTGGTCGACCTTACCACAGCAATGATCTTTATTTATTTATCCAGAATATGTGATAGCAATAAAGTTACCGTAGGCTACCCATTTATGCGGCGTATGGGCTCCTCCGCGCTTAACTCTACAGGTCCCGTTGCTAATGTACTGCCATTACAACTTGAAATCAGCGCCGAGCAAAATATTTTTGATATTGCCCGCTCTCTATCCAGGGAATTACGCAAAATCCGTAAACATCAGCGCTACGAATCCGAGCAGCTACAAAGAGATCTTGGGCTGGTCGGCTCACACAGACGTCTGTATGGCCCCACTATCAATTGCAAGATCTTTGACTACACACTCAATTTTGATGGGGCCCCCGGTAAAACCTATCAAATAGCAACAGGCCCCATTGAAGACATAGAGTTTTCAATTTACTTCGGCAAAGAAACAATAACTATTGAACTCGCAGCCAACGCTCATCGATACAGTGAAAAGGAGCTAGAACTCCACAGACATAGAATCAGCGATCTCTTTGTTCAGGCTCACCATAATAGCCACTGTTTATCCAGTGAATTCTCTCTAATACCTATCGGTGAAAAAGGCCTTATCGACAGCTGGGCTAAAGGCATAGAAATCACCAATACTGAAAGTCATATCAGTGCCTTGGATATTTTTTTACAGCAAGTGCACACTCGCAGCAATGAAACTGCCCTGGTTTTCGAGGGGCAGGAAATTTCATTCAGTGAACTTTCACTGCGCGCGCTACAGATTTGTGCTTCCTTACAGAACAAGGGAATAACACCACAGGACATTGTTGCCGTCGCTCTGCCAAGAACCGTTGACTCTATTGCCGCCATCCTGGCAGTGTTCTACTCTGGTGCCACGTACCTACCGCTCGACCTTACGCACCCGGATGAGCGTATTGCCATTATGTGTGACGATGCGCAGCCGGCACAGGTTATTACATTATCCAATCATGCCCACAGGCTTCCATCCTTTGTTGACCAAGTGCATCTGAATGCAGCAGCGCTTGCCACCCCCAAAACGTATAGCGACCAGGCATTGATTAATTCTGGGGAGCAGAGGGCCTATATATTTTATACCTCAGGTTCTACCGGAAAGCCTAAAGGTGTAATGGTACCTCACGGGGCGCTCCTTAACCTGGCGCTAGCCCTGCAAAAGGAAATTTTTGAAAATGCCATTGAACATTGTGCCAACACCCGCTTAAAGGTAGCACTGACTGGCTCATTTTCATTTGATACATCCTGGGATCCAATTCTTCTTATGATGCTCGGCCATGAGCTGCACTTGTTTGGTGACTATGCCAAACGAGATGTTTATGGGTTAATCGATTCTATCCGCACATTAAAAATAGATACTCTTGCCGTCGCTCCATCATTGGCTACTCAACTAATGGAAGCCGGACTTATGGATGAAGGCCACCATCACCCGATCTTGATGGATATTTGCGGGGAGGCCATATCTCCAGCCTTATGGTCTCAATTACAACAGTTCCCCAAACTGCAAGCGCATAATATTTACGGCCCCACAGAATTCACCGTCTATGCGACCAGTGCACAGGTATCCACAGATCTGGTGGACCCGGTTATCGGTAGTCCGCTAGCCAACACCGAAGTTTATGTATTGGATAAACGACTGCGTCCAGTTCCCATTGGTGTCCCCGGCGAGCTCTATCTCGCAGGGGACAATATGACCATTGGATATCTGCGCCGCCCAGAAACCACTGCCAGCCGCTTTGTAGCAAACCCCTACCGCCCCGGTAAAGTTATGTACTTAACTGGGGACTTGGTTCGCTGGGGCACCCATGGAGAATTGGAGTTTATCGGGCGCTGTGACAACCAGGTAAAAGTACGCGGATTCAGGGTTGAGCTCGGCGATGTAGAAGCTGCGTTTTCATCTCTCGACGAAACCAAAGAAGTGGCTGTAATTGCCAAACCAATTGCTACAGGAAATCAATTGCTTGCTTACTGTACGCTGAAGACACCGTCTAACGGCAATAAGCAGGAGATTGAGAGCCGACTTATACAACAACTGAACGAGCAGCTACCAGATTATATGGTGCCTGTTAGCTTAATTATTCTCGAAGAGTTTCCTCTAACTGTGAGTGGCAAGCTCGATAAAAAAGCCTTGCCAATGCCTTCTGCGACGCCTCAAAAAAGTTCAAGAGCGGCAATAGGAACCGCTGAGAGACTTGTGTGTAGCGCTATTGCGAGCACTTTGGAGATCGACAATATTGGAGCAGAAGATGATTTCTTCCAATTGGGAGGAGACAGCATTTCAGCAATGCGCCTTTGCACGGCAATGCGCAAAGCTGGCTACGACCTGCGCCCAAAAGAAATTTTCAAGTTGCGCTCTGCTGAGCAGATTGCCCTCAATCTCACACCTTTAGAGAAGCAATCCAAAGAAATTTTACCGGCGAGATTGGGATTACCCCTGGTTGAAGCAGAGACCAAATATGGCCCTCTGACCGCTGTACTCCCTGTGCTTCCCCTGCAGGAAGGTCTACTGTTCCAGACCCAATTGGGTAGCGAGGAAAACTCCTATAGCTTTACGACAAAATTAACTCTCGAAGGCGAACTGGATATCTCCCGGTTGGGCCGAGCCCTAAACTCCACTTTAGCTAAGCACCCTCAACTAGGAGCCCTATTCGAC
This DNA window, taken from Microbulbifer sp. VAAF005, encodes the following:
- the fes gene encoding enterochelin esterase encodes the protein MTAVMLSNLLRITQSSVSEIGSALWWSEMERQGLPLVNKNPSNKENLILTFLWRDPDGSESHSPIKQVYIDINCVTNHHTFSPPSLERLPNTDVWYWQVEIEKSWRGSYRLIPTTEKWIGSNWEKALQPNDDSRKMQRHWWRNLLKAAIPDPLNRQAPSVGSWNKKFSAIHLPGLMEQSLWQKFDLKPESSESENKNSSGVGEVCWQSSILGISRRVWTYACGKASDPEKRPLVILLDGDRWAKEMPIFSVLKEQTQSGHLPAALYLLIDSVSGKQREKDLTCSEDFWLAIQKELIPQIKEELPHTENPAHTIVTGQSYGGLAAMFAGLKWPARFGCVLSQSGSFWWPNNKLMGKDNNSADKGWLTEQILSETYQPARLKIFQQVGTREFSLIRVNDQLNKVLNSKSFDVKYQKFVGGHDTLCWREGLITGLSYLLQNFSYQD
- a CDS encoding MbtH family protein; protein product: MQSEYQNPFDDESHQFLVLTNDLGQHSLWPEFAGIPRGWKTVYGPQDRRLCVEYVEENWKSLNH